The Sorangiineae bacterium MSr11954 DNA segment CGGTGGAGGGCGCGGATCTCATCGTCCAGCGCATTGGCTCGGTGCCGTTCGCCATCGGCGCCTCGCGCAGCTTCGTGCAGCGCGAGCTCCCGCGCCGCAAAGCGCTCGACCTGGGCGCCCTGGAGTCGCTGCCGGCCATCATCGCGCACCCGGGGTTCGTCTGGCGCTTTCGCCGCGAGGACGGCACGGTGCGCGAGGTCCAACCCCGCGCGCGCTTCTGCGTGAACGATCCGCGCGTGGCCGTCGACGCCGCCGCGCGCGGCCTCGGCCTGGTGCGCTCCCCGCCCGATCTCCTCGCCGCCGCCGGTCTGGTCGTCCTCGAGCCCGCGCGCGACGTGGGCAAACCCGAGGGGCGGGATCTCTTTGCCGTCTACCCCTCGCGCCGGCTGGTCCCCAAGCGCGTGACCATGGCGGTCGAGTGGGTGGCGCGGGCGCTCGCGGGGCCTGAAAGTCCCCGCAAGCGGCCCGCCCGTTCGTAACGATGCACCTTGGAAGGGGCTCGCTCAGAAGAGCAAAATCTCTTCGGCCCCCGCCCCCGCTTGGAACGTGGACGCCGCCGCAGGATCCACATTGATGACCCGATGGCGCGGGTCGACCGTCACCGACTTGACCGATCCTCCCCCGAGCGAAACCGTGGTGCGCGCGCGCGCCGACCGGGGGTGCAGCCCGAAGTCGACCTTGGCCAGCACCTTCGCCCCGTTGGTCGATTCGACCTCGACCTCGACGACGCAGCCACGCAGCTCATTGTCCGCGCTCGTCTGCGTAACCTCGACCACGACGTCGCCGCCCGCCTTGGGCGCGGTCGACACAGAGAACGCCGGCCACGCGGGCTTGCCTTCGCCAAAGACCCACGCGTCGAAGTAATCGGCGAGATCCTCGCCCGACACGCGCTCCAAGGTGCGCCGCAGATCGTGGACCGAGCGTGCCGCGGGGCGCGCCAAAAATAGGCGAATGGCGTCGAGCACCGCGTCCTTGCCAATCAAATCCTCGAGCTGCACGTAAAGGACCATGGGGCCAGGCCCGTAGACGTCGCGATAAAAGTCCTGCACGGCGGGGAGCGGTCGATCGGTGGGGCGCGGGTAGTGGGTCGATTGGAGCGAAACCCGATCCCAATAGGCGCGGGTCATGTCGGCTTCTCCGGCGGGTCGGTGCTCGCGCTCGAAGACGTACGAGAGGTACTCGGCCGTGGACTCCTTCCAGACGAAGTCGCCCACGTCCTTCAAGGTGGAGCGGTCGCCCGCCCACTGATGCGTGATCTCGTGCATCAACACGTGGAGGAGCGTATTGGCATAAGGCCCCGTTCGCGACGGCAGCTTCTCGTTCAAGAGGATGTTCGCGGGGTGCTCGAAGCCGCTCCAATAGGTGGGCGCGCCCGCGAACCGAAGCTCGTCGCCATAGGGAAATGGACCGAGAAAGTCCGTAATCCATCGGAAGAAATGGTCCACGGCCGCCTTGTCGAGCGACGCGGCGATGGTGCCGCCCGGCACCTCGTAGGCCACCAGATCGACGCCGGCGCTGCGCACGAACGGCGCGCGCTTCCACAGCGGGTCGGACGCCACCGCCACCGCCGAATACGTCGGCGCCCGCGCGGTTCCGTGGTGGCGCGCGCGTTCGTCGGTGTCGGCGGATTCGTCCGCGTCGTCATGACCGCGCCCGCGCGAAAGATCGCAGCGCGTCCGGTCGGTGCCGGCGGAGAGGCGCCCGGGGCAGAGCACGACCTCGCCGGGGGCGTGCGCCACGTCGAAATGAAACTCGGCGAGGCGCGAGGGATCGGGATCGCAGGCCCCGAAGTGGCTGCACCCCTCGACCCAACTCAAGAGGTACGTGAACGTTCCACCCGCGAGATCCTTCTTGCGCGAGAAGCCGACGTCGAGGCCCAAAAACGTCTGCTCGGGCACCTTGGCGTGCGCGCCCACGCGGATCCGCTCCCCGCCGAGCACGCGGCGAGGACCGCACACGAGGAGCTCGTCCCCCGACTGCGTGCTGCTCGCGGCTGGACGTCCATTCCACTCCGCGCCCGTCACGGGGAGCGAGGCCGTCGCGGCGAAGCAACGGCCGCCCGGCGGCTCCACCCGCACGTCCAAGGTTCCATGAACGGCGCCGGACGCGAGATCGACGGCGTAGTCGTAGTGGGTTACATCGCCGTCAAAAGTTCGGTTTTTGTATCGATTTTTAGAATTTTCTTCGAATTCGAGCTCGCGAACCGAATTTCGTTCGCGATCGAGCTCCGTTGCAGACTTACCCGGATCGTTCGTCGGATCGGGATCGGACGAACACCCAGGCGCCAAGAGCAGCAACGGCAGCAGCGGCAGAATGGCCCCCATCGTCTTCGTTTTCATGGCGGCAGCCTACGCCGGACCCGCACCGCCGTCCCTCGGATCCGCACGACCCGTACGTACATTGCGACCGACCGTCAAGTTTGCGTGCGTCCCGTCCCGTGCCGGGTCGCGGTATGCGCGGGTCAACGCTTGAGCAGCATATCGCGCGACTCGAAATGAGCCAACGGCGCGGCGTAGGATCGAAGCCTCGCCGCCCCAATCGCACCGGCGTGGTCATCGCGGCGAACGACTCCCAGGACGTGACCGTCGATCCCCTCGCAAAGGTGTGAAGGTCGCGCTCCAACCGCGCCACGTGGTGCTCCCTGTGGCCAATGGACGTTAGGTAACGAGCTCGCGCTCGATCCATCGAATCACGGAGTCGTGCTTGGGGGCCCACCCCAGCTCGGCGCGAGCACGCTGTCCGCGCACCCGGCTGTTGGAGCCGAGCGCGTACGAAGCGTGCTCGTAGCCCCACTCCTCGATGGCGTTTGCGAGCGGCCAGCTCTGCGCCTCGCCGAGGTTCAACGCCTTGGCGATGGCGCGGGCCATGTCTTGAAACGACGCTTCGCCGTTCTCGACGAAATAGAACGCGCCGCGCGGCTTCTTTTCCAGCACCCGCAGGTACAGATCGACCACGTCCTCGATGTGCACATTGGACCAAACGTTCGTTCCAGGTCCGACATAGCGCACCACGCCACTCTTTCGAGCTTGCGCCACCAAGCGCGGGAGCTGCACGCTGTCGCGCCCGACCCCGAGACCGTGGCCGTAGATGAGCGTGTTGCAGAGGACCGTCGAGGCGATGCCGCGATCCTTGGCGGCCAGCACCAGCCGGTCGATGGCCACCCGCGGTGCTTTGTCGGCCGTGGGCTCCGGCAGGTGATCCTCGCTGTACACGTCGTTCGAGAGCACGCCGCCCGAAGCGTCCCCCACGATGGACGAGCCGCTGGTGTGGATCAGCACCTTGCCCGATCCCTCGAGCCCGTCGAGGAGGGCCTCCACCGCGCCGCGATGATCGCTGTCCGCCGCGTTGATCACGGCGTCGGCCCATCGTGCTTGCTCGATGAGCCGCGCGCGATCGTCGAGGGTGCCGATGACCGGCTCGATCCCGAATTTTTGGAGCTCCTGGGCGCGTTCGGCGCGGCGCTCGAGGCCGCGCACCGTGTGGCCCGATCGCGCGAGCTTGGCGGCGACGGAGCCGCCGATGAATCCACTGGCGCCTGTGACGAAGATGTTCATGGTCGTGCTCCTGCTCGTTTCAAAGGTCCCACACGGGGGAAAATTCGGGGTTCGTGAGCCGCTCGCCGCGATCGAGGGCCGCGATCTGGCCCATGTCGTCCCCGTCGAGGGTGATCTTTTCGGCCTCGAGGTTGGCCGCCAAGTTGGCTTTCTTCGTCGAGGAAGGGATGACCGACATCCCCAGCTTCAACAGCCACGCGATGGAAATCTGCGCCGGGGTCACGCCGTGTTTTTGGGCGATGGCGCGCAGAACGGGATCGGCCATCACCTTGCCGTAGGCGAGCGGCATGTACGCGGTGATGGCGATACCTTTGCGAGCGCTGTAATCGCGCAGGGCGGTGTTCTGCAGGAAGGGATGCACCTCGACTTGGTTGGTGGCGAGGATATCGGGGTCCACGACCTCCAGCGCGCGCTCGACGAGGCGGATGGGAAAGTTGGAAATGCCGATTCGCTTGGTCAGCCCTTGTTCGCGGGCCTCGAGGAGCGCGCCCAGGGTCTCCCCGAGCGGCACTGTGTCTCGGGGCGAGGGCCAGTGGATCAACGTGAGGTCCACGTGGCGCAAGCGCAGGTCTTCGAGGCTCTTCTTCAGGCTCGGCACCAGGGCCGTGCGCGCGAGGTTCGCCGTCCAGATCTTGGTCGTCACGAACAGCTCTTTGCGCGGCACCCCGGCGCGCGAGATGGCGCGGCCGACGTCGGCTTCGTTGCCGTAGATCTGCGCGGTGTCGATATGCCGATAACCCACTTCGAGACCGTCGAGGATCGATTGCACGACCACGTCGCCCTTCAAGCGAAAGGTGCCGAGACCGAAGGTGGGGATAGGCGATTTCTTGCCCCCGTGGATGTCTTGCATGGTCCGTTTGTAAGGTTTTTTGGCTTGCATGCACTCGCTCGATTTGGAAAAGACAGTTGACGGAAAGTCACGAATGAAGATCGCAACCGAAGAGCTCGAGGCGTTCGTGGCCGTGGTGGATACGGGCTCGCTCTCGCTCGCGGCCAAGCGCCTCGCGCAGACGACGTCGGGGATGAGCCGCGCGCTGGGCCGCCTCGAGAAGAAGCTGGGTACGACCCTGCTTCGCCGCACCACGCGCCAGCTGCGGTTGACCGAAGAAGGGGAGCTCTTTCTCGAGCGGGCGCGCGCCATCCTCGCGGCCATCGAGTCGGCCGAGGAGGCCATGGCCTCACGGAAGAACAAGCCCGCGGGCCGGCTGCGCCTCGACGCCGCCGCGCCCTTCATCCTTCATGGGATCGTGCCCCACCTGCGCGAATTCGCCGAGCTGTACCCCGACATCCATCTGGAGGTCGCCAGCCACGATCACATCGTCGATCTCTTGGAGGAACGAACCGACGTGGCGTTCCGCATCGGCGCGCTCTCCGATTCAACGCTTCATGCAAAGGCCATTGGTTCATGCAACCTGAACATCGTGGCAAGTCCCGCGTATCTGAAGGCCAAAGGGGTCCCCAAGACGACCCACGATTTGAAGAAGCACCGACTGATTGGATTTACGAGCCCGAAATCACTGAATGATTGGCCCGTACGCCACGACGGCGCCGAACGAATGACCATCGAGCCCGACCTCGGTGCCTCGAGCGGGGAGACCATCCGCGCCCTGGCCGTGGGCGGCTTTGGCATCGCCTGTCTGGCGAACTTCATGACCCATCGGGACATCGCCGACGGAGCGCTCGCCCCGCTGCTTCGTTCATCGATGAGCGACTACCGACAGCCCATTCACGCCGTCTATTATCGAAACTCGCCGTCCATGGCGCGCATACGCTGTTTTCTGGAGTTCATCGCCCCGCGCATCGTTCTCTGAATCACGTTTCGCGAATGGCGTTGTGCAGCGGTTCTCGAGCTTTCTTCGAATCGTCGTTGAGTCGTTCTTCATGGCACCTCCCCGACTCGAGCCATCGTGACCGTAGGTGACGAGCAAGCGTGACATTGAGGCGTGATGTTAAAATGACGAACGACATCATTGCACGTCTCGATGTCGTGACCAATGCTAAAGTGAATCGCGCCATGCGATGCCTACACGGTCACCCGAGGTGCAGATGCACGAAGCCCTCCCCATCGCGAAGATGGGAAGGGCTCCGGGGGTCGTTCGATATGCGTCGACTACAATGAAGTGCCTTGGAGGAACGTGCCCACGCTGCGCCCCGCTTCGATGTCGGTTTCGGCCGCCTCCGACTGCACGGTCTGCGATCGCAGGGTCCGGGCTCGCAGCAGCTGGCCCCTGCAGCTCGGATCGAGGTTCGCTTGCTCGAGGTCTTTGCACGAGATGTTTTGGAGCGAGGGAAAGCACTGCTGCCGCAGGGCGTTCTCGTCGCGGATCTGAATGACGTTGGCGCACGCGCCGCCGGCCGACGATTGAATCAATGCATCGTAGAGGGCTTGGTATTCGATCCCGCAGCGCGGCCCTTGTTTGGCGATCGCGTCCATGGTGTCGAGGCACGCTTGCTCGGCGCCCGTGCGCCCGTGCGAACCGCCATCCGGAGGTGGTTTGGAGTCCGAGTCTTTGTCGGGGTTTCCGCCGCCGCCGCCATCGGGGAGGAGGAGAGGGCCGTTGCTACTGCCGCTGCATCCGGAGGCGCAAGCCAATGTGACGAGGAGGAAGGAGGCTACCGACGCGTTGATGAAACGCTGCATGATGACGGATTCTCCTGGGCGAAGAGTGTTCGAAGAAGTGCGCGCGAGCGGGGTGCGCTCATGCACCATCCGCAATCATCCGTGACCATCAGCAAATGTGGGACCATCGGCGGCGCCCGTGCTAACGCGCGCGGGTTCCTCGATTTTTCCGACATTTTCGGAGAAGCGCCCCATCGCTCGAGCGCGCATCGTAATCACGCGTTCATATGTACCGGCGTTCCGGTGTACCGAGCAATGCGCTTTCCCGCGGGGCGCGCATGGTGCGTCCGCGATCCAGCGCGCGCTCGACGAAGTCCGCGACACAACGGCCATCTACAAACTTGTAACCAACGAGTCGTAAAAACCCGATCCGGTCGCGAGCGGGCGCGTTTCGCTGCGCGGGCGGCGCACGGACTTGCCGAATGATCGGTACCTGAAAGCCCTAGGGGCCCCCGCCCCCGCGGCCTCGGGTGCAGCGCCCTCCATGCGGACCGGCCGCGCTCAGGATGTCCGTTCGTTTCCAGAATGTTTCGTAGTGAAATTATCTCCAAAATAGCGTCCGATAGCGGGATGCCGCGCCCCCGGATTTCGAACCCCCACGAGCGAGCTCAGGATGGCGCGACTTGCCCCCAGACACACCCCGACTTACCCAATGATGATTGTCAACATTAACCCACCGATGCTGACCTCATCACTTAACTGAGTCACGACCGCTTCCCATTCAGGAGAGCAGCTAGCGATGCGACTTTCGAAGGAACAAGCAGCCCGAAATCGCCAGGGCATCATCGACGCGGCAGCACGGCTGTTTCGCGAGCGCGGGATCGACGGGGTGGGGGTCGCCGATCTCATGAAGGCCGCCGGCTTTACGCATGGAGGCTTCTACAACCATTTTCCCTCGAAGGAGGCGCTCGCGGCGGAGGCTTGTGCGTCGGCGTTCGAGAACACGCTCGCCGAGCTGAACACCGCCCTCGCGGCCGGAGCAGGCAAATCCGGCTCGGCGTTTTCGCAGTACTTGGCGCACTACCTCTCGCCCGGGCACCGCGACGATCCCAACGGGGGTTGCCCCATGGCGTCGTTCGCGGTCGATGCGTGGAGGCAGGGCGATGAAGTGCAATCGGCCTACGCCGAGGGCATCGAGTCGGTGCTCTCCGCGTTTGCCACCCAGCTCGCCAAGGGCGCGCGCGGGAAAAAAACGGGCGCGTCGGCTGCGCGTGTGCAGGCCATTCGCCTGCTCAGCGAGGTCGTGGGCGCGCTCCTTCTGGCGCGCGCGGTCGCCGGCGCCAACGCGGGCTTGTCGGACGAGATCCTGGAGGCGAGCCGGCAAAAGTTGGGAACCTGACGGTCCCTATCGGCTTGCTCTGCGGCGGGCGAGGGCCGCGAGGATGCCGAGGGCGCGTTCGAGCTCCGGCATGCTCACGCTGCCGTAGCCGAGGGTGAGGCCGCGCTGCGTGGCTTCGATGGAGAACTTGGAGAGCCCTTGGACCGCGAGCCCGGCCTTGGCCGCGCGCTCGATGAGGTCGAATTCGTCCAAGGTGGGGTGGAGCGCGATGGCCACGTGCAGGCCTGCGCTGGCGCGAATCAAGTGGCCGATGCTGCGGCCGGGGCCCTCGCACCAATCGGCGATGGCCTGGTGGCGCGCGCGATAAATGCGGCGGGCGCGGCGGAGGTGGCGATCCATCGAGCCGTCGCTCAAGAAGCCGGCGAGGGTGAGCTGCAAGGGCTCGGGGGAGTGCCAATCGACGAGCTGGCGTAAGCCGGCGATGGCCGATGCGAGCTTTGGAGGCGCGCTCACGAACCCGGCGCGCAGCGCGGGCGACAAAGTCTTCGAGAACGATCCGACATAGATGACCCGCTCGTCCGCGTCGAGGCGCTGCAGCGGCTCGAGGGGGCGGTCCATGAAGCGGTATTCGCTGTCGTAATCGTCTTCGACGATGTGCGCGCCCGCGCGCCGGGCCCAATCGAGCAGCTCTCGGCGGCGCGCCAGCGAGAGCGCCGAGCCGCGCGGGAACTGGTGCGACGGGGTGATGTACACGAGCTTGGCGCGCGCAGGGAGCGCCGAGGTGACGAGGCCCTCGTCGTCGACGGGGACGGGGACGACCTTGGCGCCGCGGAACTGCGCGAGCTTTCGAAAGGGCGGATAGCCCGGATCTTCGACGGCGACCGGATCGCCGGGTTGGACGAGCGCGCCCAGGATCAAGTCGAACGCT contains these protein-coding regions:
- the dkgB gene encoding 2,5-didehydrogluconate reductase DkgB encodes the protein MQAKKPYKRTMQDIHGGKKSPIPTFGLGTFRLKGDVVVQSILDGLEVGYRHIDTAQIYGNEADVGRAISRAGVPRKELFVTTKIWTANLARTALVPSLKKSLEDLRLRHVDLTLIHWPSPRDTVPLGETLGALLEAREQGLTKRIGISNFPIRLVERALEVVDPDILATNQVEVHPFLQNTALRDYSARKGIAITAYMPLAYGKVMADPVLRAIAQKHGVTPAQISIAWLLKLGMSVIPSSTKKANLAANLEAEKITLDGDDMGQIAALDRGERLTNPEFSPVWDL
- a CDS encoding PLP-dependent aminotransferase family protein; the encoded protein is MDLYLTADDHRRGLARAIYEQIREAIAEGRVRPGDRLPPSRDLARQLGVSRFTVTTAYGFLAAEGFIQGATGGGTRICAVRPPSSIARARTAEAPLAARVPRLPPAAPDSPPASGEPMLHVRLGVPDAALFPFTDWRRHTFRAMRTLRGARPAYGDAAGDPKLRTAIADWIHRSRGVRTHADRIVVTAGAQQAFDLILGALVQPGDPVAVEDPGYPPFRKLAQFRGAKVVPVPVDDEGLVTSALPARAKLVYITPSHQFPRGSALSLARRRELLDWARRAGAHIVEDDYDSEYRFMDRPLEPLQRLDADERVIYVGSFSKTLSPALRAGFVSAPPKLASAIAGLRQLVDWHSPEPLQLTLAGFLSDGSMDRHLRRARRIYRARHQAIADWCEGPGRSIGHLIRASAGLHVAIALHPTLDEFDLIERAAKAGLAVQGLSKFSIEATQRGLTLGYGSVSMPELERALGILAALARRRASR
- a CDS encoding TetR/AcrR family transcriptional regulator is translated as MRLSKEQAARNRQGIIDAAARLFRERGIDGVGVADLMKAAGFTHGGFYNHFPSKEALAAEACASAFENTLAELNTALAAGAGKSGSAFSQYLAHYLSPGHRDDPNGGCPMASFAVDAWRQGDEVQSAYAEGIESVLSAFATQLAKGARGKKTGASAARVQAIRLLSEVVGALLLARAVAGANAGLSDEILEASRQKLGT
- a CDS encoding LysR family transcriptional regulator; this encodes MKIATEELEAFVAVVDTGSLSLAAKRLAQTTSGMSRALGRLEKKLGTTLLRRTTRQLRLTEEGELFLERARAILAAIESAEEAMASRKNKPAGRLRLDAAAPFILHGIVPHLREFAELYPDIHLEVASHDHIVDLLEERTDVAFRIGALSDSTLHAKAIGSCNLNIVASPAYLKAKGVPKTTHDLKKHRLIGFTSPKSLNDWPVRHDGAERMTIEPDLGASSGETIRALAVGGFGIACLANFMTHRDIADGALAPLLRSSMSDYRQPIHAVYYRNSPSMARIRCFLEFIAPRIVL
- a CDS encoding NAD-dependent epimerase/dehydratase family protein — its product is MNIFVTGASGFIGGSVAAKLARSGHTVRGLERRAERAQELQKFGIEPVIGTLDDRARLIEQARWADAVINAADSDHRGAVEALLDGLEGSGKVLIHTSGSSIVGDASGGVLSNDVYSEDHLPEPTADKAPRVAIDRLVLAAKDRGIASTVLCNTLIYGHGLGVGRDSVQLPRLVAQARKSGVVRYVGPGTNVWSNVHIEDVVDLYLRVLEKKPRGAFYFVENGEASFQDMARAIAKALNLGEAQSWPLANAIEEWGYEHASYALGSNSRVRGQRARAELGWAPKHDSVIRWIERELVT
- a CDS encoding LysR family transcriptional regulator, whose product is MNRTMSIDDLRVVIAVANQGSFIAAAHRTHVPTSTVSRAVARFEEAVGVRLFQRTSRRVSLTHEGALLLERAAPLLEELGEVIGKLSDDSQVVAGRLRVTAPMVTGAGPIGAALMSFAEANPKVTVELSLSNAVVDLVESGIDLAFRGGPVEGADLIVQRIGSVPFAIGASRSFVQRELPRRKALDLGALESLPAIIAHPGFVWRFRREDGTVREVQPRARFCVNDPRVAVDAAARGLGLVRSPPDLLAAAGLVVLEPARDVGKPEGRDLFAVYPSRRLVPKRVTMAVEWVARALAGPESPRKRPARS